One Vibrio sp. 16 genomic window carries:
- a CDS encoding nuclear transport factor 2 family protein → MDSKAVVLAYWAAMETNDFTAASEWLCEHEFECYWPQSNELIKGRENFAALNSAYPSEGLWRFTLNTIVVEGNQVVTDVSVTDGSRIDRAITFHTVVDGKIVKQTEFWPDNYLAPEWRSQWVESVTSKQTV, encoded by the coding sequence ATGGATTCGAAGGCGGTGGTACTCGCGTATTGGGCTGCGATGGAAACGAATGATTTCACAGCGGCAAGCGAATGGCTATGCGAGCATGAGTTTGAATGCTACTGGCCACAGTCGAATGAGCTGATTAAAGGTCGAGAGAACTTCGCCGCCCTAAACAGTGCATACCCCAGTGAAGGCTTGTGGCGTTTTACTCTGAATACAATCGTAGTCGAGGGTAATCAGGTCGTAACTGATGTATCCGTCACCGACGGAAGTCGCATCGACCGAGCCATTACGTTTCATACGGTTGTAGACGGAAAAATCGTCAAACAAACCGAGTTCTGGCCAGATAACTACCTAGCCCCTGAATGGCGATCTCAATGGGTCGAGTCGGTAACTTCTAAGCAGACAGTGTAG
- a CDS encoding methyl-accepting chemotaxis protein, protein MRSRLTIKHKLALPIVLLAVIIAITTLVNVLQANQQESLNEQLNKDVQPVMEALEDGYRDLYQVITAAQGLMLAKNQQEVDYNIAEFKDNAYKAEPRLSQVRELISKGYLPQNQLRVADQLTKATNTWISLYEPMFSSPSSANDYYEANQTKLDAEFQIIRTNLRSIRSMIDEVQLELRAQVSDSISYSKFVLEFGAAIAVVLVVLSFWISHRLVLVPIKNIGVAMQDIASGDGDLSKRIDVTSNDELGKLAEGFNSFVSRIHSTVEQVIVSSNAVRAEMENIKSLTQSVAEFSGQQQQESEMVATAVNEMQATSQTVASNAEEAALASTKANGEATNTDKILSTTVGSIETLASEIDNASQVIHNLDADVGNIASILDVIRGIAEQTNLLALNAAIEAARAGDQGRGFAVVADEVRSLASRTQESTGEIQAMIEKLQEGARQAVTVMEASKESGQQTISSAGSASDSLKEIMASISLMNEMNTHIATAASEQNSVSEDVNNNVVRILDNSNHMVEMVSSAENACLSLSAQCETLDNLVAQFKV, encoded by the coding sequence ATGCGAAGCAGACTTACGATTAAGCACAAGTTGGCCTTACCGATTGTGCTGTTGGCGGTCATCATTGCGATTACGACCTTGGTTAACGTACTTCAAGCCAATCAACAAGAATCGTTGAACGAGCAACTTAACAAGGATGTTCAGCCCGTCATGGAGGCCCTTGAAGACGGCTACCGCGATCTCTACCAAGTAATCACCGCTGCCCAAGGGTTGATGTTGGCAAAAAATCAGCAAGAGGTTGACTACAACATTGCTGAATTTAAAGACAACGCCTACAAAGCAGAGCCACGTCTAAGTCAGGTTCGCGAACTTATTAGCAAAGGCTACCTGCCTCAAAACCAACTTCGAGTCGCAGACCAACTCACCAAAGCAACAAATACTTGGATCAGTTTGTATGAACCAATGTTTAGCTCCCCAAGTAGCGCAAATGACTACTATGAAGCGAATCAAACTAAGCTGGACGCAGAGTTTCAAATCATACGCACCAACTTACGCTCGATCCGTTCGATGATTGATGAGGTTCAACTTGAGCTGCGTGCACAAGTTTCTGATTCCATCTCTTATAGTAAGTTTGTACTCGAGTTTGGTGCAGCGATCGCCGTTGTATTGGTCGTTCTTTCATTCTGGATCTCTCATCGACTCGTACTTGTACCAATTAAGAATATCGGGGTGGCGATGCAAGACATTGCCAGCGGAGATGGCGACTTATCGAAACGCATCGACGTGACCAGCAATGATGAACTGGGTAAGCTCGCCGAAGGATTCAACTCGTTTGTCAGCCGAATTCACTCAACGGTAGAGCAAGTCATTGTGTCATCGAATGCGGTTAGGGCTGAAATGGAGAACATTAAGTCGTTAACTCAATCCGTCGCTGAGTTCTCTGGCCAACAACAGCAAGAAAGTGAAATGGTCGCCACTGCGGTAAATGAGATGCAAGCAACCAGTCAGACGGTGGCATCGAATGCAGAGGAAGCAGCTCTAGCAAGCACCAAAGCCAATGGCGAAGCAACAAACACCGATAAGATCTTGTCGACAACGGTTGGCTCTATTGAAACATTGGCCAGTGAAATCGACAACGCGAGCCAAGTCATCCACAACCTTGATGCTGATGTCGGCAACATAGCCTCGATTCTTGATGTTATCCGTGGCATCGCTGAACAAACAAACTTGCTGGCGTTGAATGCTGCGATTGAAGCCGCTCGTGCAGGAGATCAAGGGCGTGGGTTTGCTGTGGTTGCGGATGAGGTTCGATCACTCGCGAGTAGAACACAGGAAAGCACCGGTGAGATTCAAGCTATGATTGAGAAGCTTCAAGAAGGCGCACGTCAAGCGGTGACGGTAATGGAAGCGAGTAAAGAAAGTGGTCAGCAGACAATTTCAAGTGCGGGCAGTGCATCGGACTCTTTGAAAGAAATTATGGCGTCAATATCGTTGATGAATGAGATGAACACACATATCGCCACCGCTGCAAGCGAGCAAAATAGCGTAAGTGAAGATGTGAACAACAATGTCGTTCGTATCCTAGACAACAGCAATCATATGGTAGAAATGGTAAGCAGTGCCGAAAACGCGTGTTTATCGCTTTCAGCCCAATGTGAAACGCTTGACAACTTAGTCGCTCAATTCAAAGTCTAA
- a CDS encoding substrate-binding periplasmic protein produces the protein MFAKLFRRYLATILFLSSPLVYGQDEIRFFLPDFPPYTTMDQDGQLVGIGIDKVTAILDTMGVKYSIRLGSNHGRALAELRRGRSDGFFMASKNAERDEHAVFSLPLMINRWVWVMLTGSEHDFSASPDSAFRVASLLNTNTDKWLKTSGYNRIDPADNIVSLIAKLDDGAVDAVFVAEEVFNHHFEDNPSYDVILQAEKAFGIYISNEYLDRHPTFMDELNTTILELSPIEP, from the coding sequence ATGTTTGCCAAGCTATTTAGACGGTATCTAGCGACGATTTTGTTTTTGTCGAGTCCGCTTGTTTATGGACAAGACGAGATCAGATTTTTCCTGCCTGACTTCCCGCCTTACACAACGATGGATCAAGATGGGCAATTGGTAGGCATCGGTATCGATAAAGTGACGGCAATTTTGGATACCATGGGCGTGAAATACAGCATCAGATTGGGTTCAAACCATGGTCGTGCGCTGGCGGAGCTGCGTAGAGGCCGTTCTGATGGATTCTTTATGGCGTCAAAAAACGCAGAGAGAGATGAGCACGCGGTCTTTTCCCTTCCTCTCATGATTAATCGTTGGGTGTGGGTTATGTTAACAGGGAGCGAGCATGATTTCTCTGCCTCTCCTGATTCCGCGTTTAGAGTGGCTAGCTTACTCAATACCAATACGGATAAGTGGCTTAAGACATCAGGATACAACCGTATCGACCCCGCAGACAATATTGTTTCATTGATTGCTAAGCTAGACGACGGAGCCGTGGATGCCGTCTTTGTCGCTGAGGAAGTGTTTAACCATCATTTTGAAGATAACCCAAGTTATGATGTGATTTTGCAGGCGGAAAAGGCTTTCGGTATTTACATCTCCAACGAATACCTCGATCGTCATCCTACATTTATGGATGAACTTAATACCACAATATTGGAGCTTAGCCCGATCGAGCCATGA
- a CDS encoding PilZ domain-containing protein, with protein sequence MSDMEQKRKFYRLKYPKRGRPSVRFSQELYHVTEVSEGGIRVLMHNLSSLYKGLTMKGVLSLHNDCEVSIEGAVLRFDNDEVIVQLKKGPSFKNMVEEQRHIKNVFPRHFERLKMQAA encoded by the coding sequence ATGAGTGACATGGAGCAAAAGCGTAAATTTTATCGCCTTAAGTACCCAAAGCGGGGCCGGCCTAGCGTTCGCTTTTCACAAGAACTGTACCACGTTACAGAAGTGTCTGAGGGTGGTATTCGTGTACTTATGCATAATTTGAGCAGCCTATATAAAGGGTTGACGATGAAAGGTGTACTTTCACTGCACAACGATTGTGAAGTGTCTATCGAAGGTGCTGTTTTGCGTTTTGACAACGATGAAGTGATTGTACAGCTCAAAAAAGGTCCTTCTTTTAAAAATATGGTCGAAGAGCAGCGACATATCAAAAATGTATTTCCTCGTCATTTTGAACGGCTAAAAATGCAAGCAGCTTAA
- the rarD gene encoding EamA family transporter RarD — MSEQRLGNWMAAISFFLWGILPLYYQYLPKAAMDELLAVRLLASIPCGFIIVLAVTKSLPNWKTIWADKFSLKLTFIGSLMMSISWTAFTWAMTNDRVIDASLGFFISPLMMSALGVFVLKETLSTGKKVALVLASIGLSYQVVQYGQLPIIALIMATFFTLYGWCKKRIRYDWSTCLFMEAVVMLPLAFGYLVYKELAVGTQVLHMGWETFALYFGAAPATLIPLVFYSIAIRLTTMSTVGLMQYIEPSIQFMIAVFLFGEIFDEVKLVSFSFIWAGLLFTILESIRGRYRLNKI; from the coding sequence ATGTCTGAGCAACGTTTAGGCAATTGGATGGCCGCTATCTCGTTCTTTTTATGGGGGATTCTCCCTCTTTATTATCAATATTTGCCCAAGGCCGCGATGGATGAACTACTCGCCGTTCGTCTGTTGGCTTCCATTCCGTGCGGCTTCATTATCGTGCTTGCAGTCACAAAATCGTTACCAAACTGGAAAACGATTTGGGCAGACAAGTTTTCACTCAAGTTAACCTTCATTGGCAGCTTGATGATGTCTATTTCATGGACAGCTTTTACATGGGCGATGACTAACGACCGAGTGATTGATGCCAGTCTTGGCTTTTTTATCAGCCCATTAATGATGAGTGCGCTCGGTGTGTTCGTTTTAAAAGAAACACTATCGACAGGTAAAAAAGTCGCGCTTGTGTTGGCGTCTATCGGACTTAGCTACCAAGTTGTTCAATATGGTCAGTTGCCAATCATTGCGCTTATTATGGCGACCTTCTTCACTTTGTACGGCTGGTGTAAGAAACGTATTCGTTACGACTGGAGCACCTGCCTATTCATGGAAGCGGTTGTCATGCTTCCTCTTGCATTTGGCTATTTAGTTTACAAAGAACTGGCCGTTGGCACTCAAGTCTTACACATGGGGTGGGAAACATTCGCTCTCTATTTTGGCGCCGCACCAGCCACGCTCATCCCGTTAGTGTTCTATTCCATTGCAATTCGCTTAACGACCATGTCGACGGTTGGTCTCATGCAGTACATCGAACCGTCCATTCAATTCATGATCGCGGTATTTTTGTTCGGCGAGATCTTTGACGAAGTAAAGCTGGTCAGTTTCAGCTTTATCTGGGCTGGATTACTGTTCACGATTCTTGAATCGATACGAGGACGTTACCGTCTCAACAAGATATAA
- a CDS encoding basic amino acid/polyamine antiporter has protein sequence MDNKLGLGSLTAIVIGSMIGAGVFSLPQNMASVASPAAVMIGWTITGIGMIFLALSFQKLAFHRPHVDSGVFGYAKEGFGDFVGFCSAWGYWLSAMLANVSYLVIVFSTLGMLFDTPDNVIFGQGNTWVSVAGASCLLWLVHALVLRGVQTAALINMVTTYAKLVPLLIFVFCAFVAFSWDTFTLDFTGVHFGDQHDLLAQVKSTMLVTVWVFIGIEGAVVVSSRARNRKDIGRATILGLLTALAIYVFVTLLSMGVVKPTELATYQNPSMATVLTQILGPWGQYIISVGLLISVCGAFLSWTVLASEAPYLCAKEKMFPSRYGELNQAGSPVKPLTLTNVWIQISLIVVMFAGSTYDTLLIIASEMILVPYFLVGAFVLKIAIEEKNRGSLLLVGAGATIYGLWLLYASGLNYLLLSAVLYVPGLYFYIQAKREQGIDPFNGKERVGACILSVAALLAVGLMWQGMLDVQL, from the coding sequence ATGGATAATAAACTTGGCTTGGGCTCGCTTACCGCAATCGTCATTGGTTCAATGATCGGTGCCGGTGTATTTAGCTTGCCCCAGAATATGGCGTCTGTCGCAAGCCCTGCCGCTGTGATGATTGGCTGGACAATCACAGGCATAGGTATGATTTTTTTAGCGTTATCTTTCCAGAAACTCGCGTTCCATCGACCTCATGTCGATAGCGGTGTATTTGGCTATGCAAAAGAAGGCTTTGGTGACTTTGTCGGTTTTTGTTCCGCTTGGGGTTACTGGCTCAGTGCAATGCTGGCAAACGTCTCTTATCTGGTGATTGTTTTCAGTACCTTGGGCATGCTTTTCGATACGCCAGATAACGTTATTTTCGGACAGGGCAATACCTGGGTATCGGTCGCTGGTGCTTCTTGCTTGCTGTGGTTGGTTCATGCTCTAGTCCTTCGTGGCGTTCAAACCGCTGCTTTGATCAACATGGTCACCACATACGCTAAACTGGTCCCCTTACTGATTTTTGTGTTTTGCGCGTTTGTCGCGTTCAGCTGGGATACCTTTACTTTGGACTTCACGGGCGTGCATTTTGGCGATCAGCATGATCTTCTAGCACAAGTGAAAAGTACTATGCTGGTGACTGTTTGGGTCTTTATTGGTATTGAGGGGGCGGTCGTGGTGTCGAGTCGTGCTCGAAACCGCAAAGACATTGGTCGAGCGACCATCCTTGGCTTGCTGACCGCGCTGGCGATTTATGTGTTTGTCACGTTATTGTCCATGGGCGTAGTGAAACCTACGGAGCTAGCAACATATCAAAACCCTTCCATGGCGACGGTTTTGACGCAAATATTAGGTCCTTGGGGGCAATACATTATCAGCGTCGGTTTGCTGATTTCTGTATGTGGTGCGTTTTTAAGCTGGACGGTATTGGCTTCTGAAGCACCTTACCTTTGCGCGAAAGAAAAAATGTTCCCATCAAGATATGGTGAGCTGAACCAAGCGGGAAGCCCAGTAAAACCACTCACCTTAACTAACGTATGGATTCAGATTTCGCTCATTGTGGTGATGTTTGCAGGCAGTACTTACGACACCTTGTTGATTATCGCGTCAGAGATGATCTTGGTACCGTACTTCCTAGTCGGGGCATTTGTGCTGAAAATCGCCATCGAAGAGAAAAACCGCGGCAGCTTGCTTTTAGTAGGCGCTGGAGCAACGATTTATGGATTGTGGCTTCTGTATGCCTCTGGTTTGAACTATTTACTTCTGTCCGCGGTACTCTATGTTCCTGGTCTGTATTTTTACATTCAAGCAAAGCGAGAGCAGGGGATTGACCCTTTCAATGGCAAAGAGAGAGTCGGCGCATGTATTTTGAGTGTGGCGGCATTATTGGCAGTTGGCTTGATGTGGCAGGGAATGCTCGACGTTCAGCTTTAA
- a CDS encoding patatin-like phospholipase family protein codes for MKALVVEGGAMRGIFAAGVLDRFIEEDYYEFDFAIGVSAGASNLVGYLSKQHGRSQKVICELATDSAFFNPKRFVKGGNLVDVKWLVAESNKRFPLDDAALFSNLPLIATTTNIETGNAEYYQVNTENITAVLEATSALPIAYKATPCFSGGCYTDGGVADSIPVIEAYRQGANEITVILSHPLSYEMPPMRHSWLMDKLLAKQPMIAKAMAQRASRYNQSLEFIRNPPTGVTVRVIAPDDTFNVKRLTMNHNVLMRGYEMGKKEGAKHIASREGRFGLTKENCHFCF; via the coding sequence ATGAAAGCATTGGTTGTTGAAGGCGGAGCGATGCGTGGTATTTTTGCTGCGGGCGTCTTAGATCGCTTTATTGAAGAGGATTACTATGAGTTTGACTTTGCCATCGGAGTGTCTGCTGGGGCATCAAATCTTGTTGGTTATTTGTCTAAACAGCATGGCAGAAGCCAAAAAGTGATTTGTGAATTAGCGACTGATAGCGCGTTTTTCAATCCAAAGCGGTTCGTCAAAGGCGGAAATTTAGTGGATGTAAAATGGCTGGTTGCTGAATCGAATAAACGCTTTCCTCTTGATGATGCGGCGTTATTCTCAAACCTACCCCTGATTGCCACAACAACCAATATTGAAACAGGCAATGCGGAGTATTACCAAGTAAATACAGAGAACATCACTGCTGTTCTTGAAGCCACCAGCGCGCTGCCTATTGCTTATAAAGCAACACCATGCTTTTCTGGCGGCTGTTATACCGACGGCGGAGTGGCGGATTCCATTCCTGTTATCGAAGCCTATCGCCAAGGTGCAAACGAGATCACCGTCATTCTCTCTCATCCACTCAGCTATGAAATGCCACCTATGCGTCATTCATGGTTGATGGATAAACTATTGGCAAAGCAGCCAATGATCGCCAAAGCCATGGCACAAAGAGCTAGCCGTTATAACCAATCGCTTGAGTTCATCCGCAATCCACCGACTGGCGTCACGGTACGAGTGATCGCCCCCGATGATACATTTAACGTTAAACGATTGACCATGAATCACAACGTTTTAATGCGGGGCTATGAGATGGGTAAGAAAGAGGGAGCAAAACATATCGCGAGCCGCGAAGGACGATTTGGTTTAACCAAAGAGAACTGCCATTTTTGCTTTTAA
- a CDS encoding 2OG-Fe(II) oxygenase, translating into MNPLIDALFTQGYYVWDDFLSAQEVSELKECIPENWKKARIGRNEEVTRESSIRSDKIQWLTPSMGTPVANYLSKMEQIRLEANRHFFLGLFEYEAHFAKYEKGDFYQKHLDCFQGNENRRLTTVFYMNDEWSKEDAGELVVYDLDDNPLMTLPPKSGRLFVFLSEQFPHEVLPTNTERFSIAGWFRVNGVKDNQLDIAR; encoded by the coding sequence ATGAACCCACTTATCGACGCTTTGTTTACTCAGGGCTACTATGTTTGGGATGATTTTCTATCCGCTCAAGAGGTTTCAGAACTCAAAGAGTGTATACCTGAGAATTGGAAGAAAGCTCGTATTGGTCGCAATGAAGAAGTGACTCGAGAATCTTCCATTCGCAGTGACAAAATTCAGTGGCTCACACCAAGTATGGGGACGCCCGTCGCCAATTACCTGAGCAAGATGGAGCAAATTCGTTTGGAAGCGAATCGCCATTTCTTCTTGGGGTTATTCGAGTACGAAGCGCACTTTGCCAAGTATGAGAAAGGTGATTTTTATCAAAAGCATCTGGACTGCTTTCAAGGCAATGAAAACCGTCGCTTGACCACGGTCTTTTATATGAACGACGAGTGGAGTAAGGAAGATGCCGGAGAGTTGGTTGTGTATGATTTAGATGACAATCCGCTGATGACCCTGCCACCAAAGTCTGGTCGCCTGTTTGTGTTCTTATCTGAGCAGTTTCCACACGAAGTATTGCCCACCAATACCGAGCGCTTTAGCATCGCAGGTTGGTTTCGCGTTAACGGCGTAAAAGATAACCAACTTGATATTGCTCGCTAG
- a CDS encoding DOPA 4,5-dioxygenase family protein encodes MSYPKNLHQHYHAHVYFDEHTSDIAYSLRDYAREELELSVGRFNRGLVGPHLSWSFSIDFDSKQFDKVIDWLDKNRQEMSVLVHAVTDNEYQDHTDFAYWLGEPLPLKLSIFDA; translated from the coding sequence ATGAGTTACCCTAAGAATCTTCACCAACATTATCATGCCCACGTTTATTTTGATGAGCACACAAGTGATATCGCCTATTCGCTTCGTGATTATGCTCGCGAGGAGTTAGAGCTTTCTGTTGGGCGCTTTAACCGTGGTCTTGTTGGTCCGCATCTAAGCTGGAGTTTTTCCATCGATTTTGACTCAAAGCAGTTTGACAAGGTTATTGACTGGCTTGATAAAAATCGTCAGGAGATGTCTGTGTTGGTGCACGCCGTGACCGACAACGAATACCAAGACCATACGGATTTCGCCTACTGGTTAGGTGAGCCTCTTCCTCTTAAGTTGTCAATTTTTGATGCTTAA
- a CDS encoding response regulator, producing MGDVIKVVIADDHQVVLDGFMARLQMEPEIEVIGTASNGLEAVERVKQLKPDVVLMDVSMPIMNGIEATNMIREENPQAKILMLTMHDNREYIMKVMQVGAVGYMLKEISADKMVQAIKTVNQGSTYFCESVTQTLFSQDVVPASQKPNPLSRREEAVLKLVAQGHSSKKVAAMLNISYRTVETHRQNIKHKLDLHSTAELAKYAVERGLVD from the coding sequence ATGGGTGATGTAATCAAAGTTGTTATCGCAGACGACCACCAGGTGGTACTCGATGGATTTATGGCTCGTTTACAAATGGAGCCTGAAATCGAGGTTATCGGGACAGCAAGTAATGGGTTAGAGGCGGTAGAAAGGGTGAAACAGTTGAAGCCCGATGTGGTTTTGATGGATGTCAGTATGCCAATCATGAATGGCATCGAGGCGACAAATATGATCCGCGAAGAAAACCCGCAAGCGAAAATTTTGATGTTAACCATGCATGACAACCGCGAATACATAATGAAGGTAATGCAAGTGGGCGCCGTCGGTTACATGCTTAAGGAAATCAGTGCGGATAAGATGGTTCAGGCCATCAAAACGGTTAATCAAGGTTCAACGTACTTTTGTGAGTCCGTGACTCAAACGCTGTTTTCTCAAGACGTTGTTCCCGCTAGCCAAAAGCCAAATCCACTGAGCCGACGAGAAGAGGCGGTACTCAAGCTTGTCGCACAGGGCCATAGCAGCAAAAAGGTCGCTGCAATGCTCAACATCAGCTATCGAACCGTTGAGACTCATCGACAGAACATCAAACACAAGCTCGACTTACACAGTACGGCAGAGCTCGCCAAATATGCGGTTGAACGTGGATTGGTAGACTAG
- a CDS encoding cache domain-containing protein yields MPLQAKLILLSLVPLLLVTAITSWISIYQAQTLGKKEVELFRAGLIKSKETALKDSVDLAFDAISHIYNDPNLPEEVAKQEVKQIIDKLRYGTEGDGYFFAYDETGVNLVHPIIPELVGQNLIDIQDENGDFLIAALLHQARNGGGYHEYLWQKPSSGESVPKLSYAAWLDKWNWMIGTGLYIEDISKEVARLQSEINKNIETTFFTVIVIMIVTVAVIVVITLAVNLHEHKLADRSLKELAHKTVMFQEDEKKHLARELHDGINQLLVSSKCHLELLSNKIEQPELQQHLVKSQHSLMTAINEVRHISHQLRPSALDDIGLQAAMNSLLQDFKAHSGVEVESSLTTESGKLKSEVATTLYRVAQESLTNIGKHANANKVSVILQQMGNMLQLIIRDDGVGFDVSTAMRKRGIGLRNMRERVEFIGGDFEIESEPGFGTEITVLLELDGLVYG; encoded by the coding sequence ATGCCTCTACAAGCTAAACTCATTTTGCTCAGCCTTGTCCCGTTATTACTCGTAACGGCGATCACCAGTTGGATCTCTATTTACCAAGCTCAAACCCTTGGCAAAAAGGAAGTCGAGTTATTTCGTGCTGGTTTGATCAAATCTAAAGAGACCGCACTTAAAGACAGTGTGGATCTCGCGTTTGACGCCATTTCTCATATTTATAATGACCCGAATCTACCGGAAGAGGTTGCGAAACAAGAAGTAAAACAGATCATCGACAAGCTGCGTTATGGCACAGAAGGGGATGGATATTTCTTCGCTTATGACGAGACGGGCGTTAATCTTGTTCATCCCATCATTCCTGAATTAGTGGGTCAGAACCTGATTGATATTCAGGATGAAAATGGTGACTTTCTGATTGCAGCCTTGTTACACCAAGCTCGAAACGGGGGAGGCTATCACGAATATCTTTGGCAAAAACCCTCCTCTGGGGAAAGTGTTCCGAAGCTAAGCTATGCCGCTTGGCTAGATAAATGGAATTGGATGATCGGAACGGGTCTCTACATTGAAGACATTTCTAAAGAAGTGGCTCGGCTTCAATCTGAAATCAACAAGAACATCGAAACCACCTTTTTTACAGTGATTGTCATCATGATTGTCACGGTTGCCGTTATCGTCGTGATTACGTTGGCGGTTAATCTACACGAGCACAAGCTAGCAGATCGAAGCTTAAAAGAGTTGGCGCACAAAACCGTGATGTTTCAAGAAGATGAGAAAAAGCATCTTGCCAGAGAGTTGCATGATGGCATCAATCAACTTTTGGTGTCGAGTAAATGCCATCTCGAACTGCTCAGCAATAAAATTGAACAGCCCGAGTTGCAGCAGCATCTCGTCAAGTCTCAGCATTCCTTGATGACAGCAATCAATGAAGTTCGTCATATCTCACACCAACTTCGCCCCAGTGCTTTGGATGACATTGGCTTACAGGCTGCCATGAACAGTCTGCTGCAAGACTTCAAAGCGCATTCCGGTGTCGAGGTGGAGTCGTCACTGACGACCGAGTCAGGCAAGTTAAAGTCCGAAGTGGCAACGACGCTTTATCGGGTGGCGCAAGAATCCTTGACCAACATCGGAAAACACGCCAATGCCAACAAAGTCAGCGTGATTTTGCAGCAAATGGGCAATATGCTACAGCTTATTATTAGAGATGATGGTGTAGGGTTTGACGTTTCTACAGCCATGCGTAAACGAGGGATTGGCTTACGTAACATGCGTGAGCGCGTCGAGTTTATCGGCGGAGATTTTGAAATTGAAAGTGAGCCGGGCTTTGGAACCGAGATCACTGTGCTCTTAGAACTGGATGGATTGGTGTATGGGTGA
- a CDS encoding TRAP transporter large permease, giving the protein MVGIVMFFVALFALLLGFPVAFTFGGIALIFGVWAEGWEMFAFMPYRIQSIMENTVLMAVPLFVFMGLVLQKTRLAEQLLESMGKLFGGVRGGIAISTVLVGALLAASTGVVGASVVAMGLISLPVMLKYNYDKGLACGTICASGTLGQIIPPSIVLILLGDVLGVPVGDLFQAAVWPGLVLVGAYVIYILIYAKLNPEAAQPIPSDGTMDRKQEVITALKAVIPPLALIVVVLGSIFAGVATPTESAALGGAGAIILALLYGQFSWSMVYEAAKETVKVTAMVFAILLGATAFSMAFTYTGGDYLVEEWMLNIPGEKWGFLIITMLVILVLGFFIDFVEICFIIVPILAPVAEILGINMTWFAILIAMNLQTSFLTPPFGFSLFYLKGVAPKGVTTQDIYRGVMPFIAIQILVLASLLVFPEFYGM; this is encoded by the coding sequence ATGGTCGGTATTGTAATGTTTTTCGTTGCCTTGTTCGCTCTGCTACTTGGCTTCCCTGTTGCGTTTACCTTTGGTGGTATCGCGTTAATCTTTGGTGTTTGGGCAGAAGGTTGGGAGATGTTTGCCTTCATGCCGTATCGAATTCAGTCGATCATGGAAAACACCGTCCTGATGGCTGTGCCACTGTTTGTTTTCATGGGGCTGGTGCTGCAAAAAACTCGCCTTGCGGAACAGTTACTTGAGTCAATGGGCAAGTTGTTTGGCGGTGTACGTGGGGGGATTGCGATCTCAACCGTATTAGTTGGTGCACTGCTCGCGGCATCAACGGGTGTGGTAGGGGCTTCGGTCGTTGCGATGGGGCTTATCTCATTGCCTGTGATGCTCAAGTACAACTACGATAAAGGTCTTGCCTGCGGTACGATTTGTGCCTCAGGAACGTTGGGACAGATCATCCCGCCTTCTATCGTTTTGATTCTGCTGGGTGATGTATTGGGCGTGCCTGTTGGTGATCTTTTCCAAGCGGCGGTTTGGCCGGGCCTTGTCTTAGTGGGGGCTTATGTCATCTATATCCTTATCTACGCGAAGCTAAACCCAGAGGCTGCGCAACCTATCCCTAGCGATGGCACGATGGATCGCAAGCAAGAGGTAATCACGGCATTGAAAGCGGTTATCCCGCCACTCGCACTGATTGTTGTGGTTCTCGGTTCTATCTTCGCAGGTGTTGCAACGCCAACAGAATCGGCAGCGCTAGGTGGTGCCGGTGCGATTATTCTTGCACTTCTATACGGTCAGTTTAGTTGGTCGATGGTCTATGAGGCAGCCAAAGAAACCGTCAAAGTAACGGCAATGGTGTTCGCGATTCTACTCGGTGCAACGGCTTTCTCTATGGCGTTCACCTATACGGGCGGTGACTACTTAGTCGAAGAGTGGATGTTGAATATCCCAGGTGAGAAATGGGGCTTCCTCATCATCACGATGCTTGTCATTTTGGTGCTTGGTTTCTTTATCGACTTCGTGGAAATCTGTTTCATCATTGTTCCTATTTTGGCGCCTGTTGCCGAGATCCTAGGCATCAATATGACGTGGTTTGCAATTCTTATCGCTATGAACCTTCAGACCTCATTCCTAACGCCTCCATTTGGTTTTAGCTTGTTCTATCTAAAAGGGGTAGCACCGAAAGGCGTCACAACACAAGACATCTACCGAGGGGTAATGCCATTTATCGCAATTCAGATACTGGTTCTCGCTAGTTTGTTGGTTTTCCCCGAGTTTTACGGAATGTGA